A region from the Rhinoderma darwinii isolate aRhiDar2 chromosome 2, aRhiDar2.hap1, whole genome shotgun sequence genome encodes:
- the HMGN2 gene encoding non-histone chromosomal protein HMG-17 produces the protein MPKRKADGDSKVEKSKVKDEPQRRSARLSAKPAPSKAEPKPKKAAPPKKAEKAPKGKKGKADSGKDASNASENGEAKSDQKAEASGDAK, from the exons GCTGATGGAGATTCCAAAGTGGAGAAGAGTAAAGTAAAAGATGAG cCACAGAGGAGATCTGCCCGTTTATCTGCT aAACCTGCTCCCTCTAAGGCAGAGCCAAAACCCAAAAAGGCAGCTCCTCCAAAG AAGGCTGAAAAAGCTCCCAAAGGCAAGAAAGGAAAAGCAGATTCTGGAAAAGATGCCAGCAATGCTTCAGAAAATGGAGAGGCAAAGTCAGATCAG AAAGCTGAAGCTTCTGGAGATGCCAAGTGA